A genome region from Nicotiana tabacum cultivar K326 chromosome 13, ASM71507v2, whole genome shotgun sequence includes the following:
- the LOC107788290 gene encoding uncharacterized protein LOC107788290: protein MASSKNEESGAQDAAERIKVAALSAAKGLSRAQAERAATAAARNVNAYGQKEEGPSRWQERKEAKRQMYLMSTEKQVRLGERKDLKASGSTVAAASQCQKCFQSGHWTYECKNERVYISRPSRTQQLKNPKLRMKVSISYDLENPDIEKERKSEKSVKKSKRKHKSDTESGSDSEASVFESDSEASSVTRSDDSSGESESSYSSSTDSEEERRRKRKKKKQQKKRRHRKYSSTSESSDSYSDSGSDSEERTSRKKSSRRHTRKR, encoded by the coding sequence ATGGCATCTTCTAAGAATGAGGAAAGTGGTGCTCAGGATGCAGCAGAAAGGATTAAGGTTGCAGCCTTGTCAGCTGCAAAGGGTTTGAGCCGTGCTCAGGCTGAGCGCGCCGCCACTGCTGCTGCTAGAAATGTCAATGCATATGGCCAGAAGGAAGAAGGACCCAGTCGATGGcaggaaagaaaagaagcaaagagGCAGATGTATTTGATGAGTACTGAGAAACAGGTGAGATTGGGTGAAAGGAAAGACCTCAAGGCTTCAGGTTCCACCGTTGCTGCAGCTTCTCAATGTCAGAAATGTTTCCAGTCAGGGCACTGGACTTATGAGTGCAAGAATGAGAGGGTTTACATATCACGACCATCTCGGACACAGCAGCTGAAAAATCCAAAACTGAGGATGAAAGTATCAATATCTTATGATCTAGAAAACCCAGATATTGAGAAGGAGAGGAAGAGTGAAAAATCTGTGAAGAAGAGTAAGAGGAAGCATAAGTCAGATACAGAGTCCGGGAGTGATAGTGAGGCTTCAGTGTTTGAATCTGACAGTGAGGCGTCATCAGTGACAAGGTCCGATGATTCTTCTGGGGAAAGTGAATCAAGTTATAGTTCTTCAACTGATTCAGAGGAagagaggaggaggaagaggaagaagaagaagcagcagaaGAAGAGAAGACACCGGAAATACAGCTCaacctctgagtcttctgattcATATTCAGATTCTGGGTCTGATTCTGAAGAGCGAACTAGCCGTAAGAAGAGCAGCAGGAGGCATACCAGAAAGCGGTGA